The segment TGGATCTCTCTCCAAGAATGTTCCTGTGCTGCGGCGTGGGGTTGGGCTTCACCTCCCCACATCACGGGAAAGACGAAAAAGGGGCTCCTTGAGTTGTGGCAGAACGGGGACCCCGGGGGCTCTATCAGGTGCCCAGCGCCTGGATAAGACAGCAGGGTGCAGTTCTTTCGCCCATGTCTCCTCATCCTCTCCATCACTTCCTCAGCATATGCTTTGCTGTCATAGTTCTGGTCACTCTCTCCCACGACGAGGAGGATCTGACCCTGAGCCTTTTCAACAGGGATGATGCTACCTTGATTTGCCTCCGCTTGAGTGTCCCCAAAgacactggagagagagagcagccccGCGGGTGTGAGCCGCACACACTCAGGTCTGTAAGGTATTGGGCTGATGTGGAGATCACGGTAGCGCAGCGCAGTCCCGTGAATGGCACTGGTCCCGTTAATGCAAACTGCGGCTGTGATCTGTGGTAGGAACGTTGCCATCGCCAGTGCAATCTCAGCGCCTTTGCAGATTGCAACTACACCaactcctgcccctcccacctgAAAACACACCATAAAGAAATACATTAAACATTAAACTAATGTCCAGCCTTTGTGTGTTTATTCTGCCTTTTAATGATTCCTGTTCTCTGATCAAGTGGCACAACAGTGACAGTCTTATCTAAGCATATTTAGTGTGGCCATCACGAAGATATCTGGACCTTCACTAGTAGGTCAAGATAACGTAAGCATCCAACTGACATAAGTCTGAAAGATGGATATTCACCATTGCACCTTAAATTATGCAAGGCAAACACCAAGACTGCAAATGCGGACTGTATTTGCACATGGCCAGTTAGATGTATGTAAATATTCAGCTTGCTACGTGCAGTTGTGCAATTAAATTAAATGTGCAATTATAAGTATTAACGGCAAATGTCCATCTTGCTATCTCCATCTCCAGAACTATGTATCCACTTCCCATATTTTCCAGTTTAAATGTGGCTGTCATAATTACCTTGGAAATGATCTCTCTGTCTCcctaccaccaccatcaccagctctgctttttttaaaaaaaataactttgatTACATACATGCTTGTTGATAGCTGGGTAGACATTTGAGATAGCAGGCAGGGGCTTGACCTCGTGATGTTAACCCTGCTGAGCAATATGAGCGAAGAGAATGGGGTTGCACCACTAGACGTGTCATCCTTCGGAAGAAGTTTCGATGAGGTTCCGTCTAGTCCATCCCCATGGAAATCCCATtgcatttttcccccaaaaaaatgTTCGATAAAAACCCTGGTGTCTCGACCCTATTGCCTTGCTCAATAACAAGTTGTAGTGTCTAATTTTGAGACTCAAAATGATCGGACATGTTCCTCTCTGAACGCAGAGCTAGTTTCCCTACAGACCCAACAGGACCCATTCTGTGGAGCAGAGAAGACTGAGATCTAGTCAGAAGGCCAAAGATAATTTGAAGTCTGGAGCAGCTCTGAGCAAACTCAACAGGAGGAGAATAAAACTTGCAGTTGGTCATCTTTGTCTTCCCCAGGAGGTGTGACAGCGGGGAAGAATACCCCGTTCATGGAGGGGATTGCAGGGAGTTGCAATATGGCTCAGGCAGTAATTCaaaatatgtctacactgcaaaaaaatggTGTGTTTTTAACTCAGCTTAGCTAATCAACATTAactaacttgggttaaaatagcagtgacgACACAGCAATTCAGCTTTCGACTCAAGTTAGTAGCTCAAGTTAAAGATTATATGGGAGAATGGGGGTGAACTCGAgttgctaacctgagttaaaagccaCGTTGCTGTGTCCTCACTGCTCTTCTAACCTGGGTCagctaacccaagttaagaaaacaccattttttgcAGGGTACTTATATCCTTAGACACACAAGCTACACCCTATGGAGGTTTGTTGGCTTTCTTCAGCAGTGGTTGCATTAGGGAGAAACGATATAGAACTTATCTGTGAGCAGAAAATACCTTTGGATGTCCCAAGAGTATGTTGGCAGCTTCCTCAAAATATTCCAGATCCACCGCATCTAGACACCTGGGCAGGTCTTCATACGCAAAGTAAGCTAGGGCCAGTGCAGCAAAGCCACGACTGGCAAGGAGGCTGGCTCGGAATTCAGTGAGTCCACCCACACCGCCAAACATGTCAATCAGCCCTGGAAAAGGACCTTCCCCTGAGGAGAACAAGGAAGAGAAAATGAGTGAAAACCAGAGACATAAACAAGGAAAGGAAAGCATggactcacagaatcatagaagattggggttggaagagacctcaggaggccatctggtctaatcccctgctcaaagcaggaccaacaccaactaaatcatcccagccagggctttgtcaagccaggccttaaaaacctctgaggatggcaGGGCCGCCcggaggattcagggggcctggggtcttcggCGGCAGGGGTCCTTCTGCTCTGGGTCTTCAGGGCACTTCGCCGAAGACATGGAGCGGAAGGACCCTGCTGCCGAAGtaccgccgaagacccggagcggaagaagcggcggcgggtccttcactctgGGTGTGTttggcagcactgaaggacccccCACCGCCGAAGTGCCACCGAAAACTCTTGTGCGGGTACCTGAAAATTCttgtggggccccctggggggcccgGAGCTGgagcaaattgccccacttgctcctcccctctgggcggccctggaggatggagattccaccacctccctaggtaacccattccagtgcttcaccatcctcctagtgaaatagtgtttcctaatatccaacctagacctcccccactgcaacttgagaccattgctccttgttctgtcatctgccatcactgagaacagccgagctccatcctctttggaaccccccttcaggtagttgaaggctgctatcaaatctcccctcactcttctcttctgcagactaaataagcccagttccctcagcctctcctcataagtcatgtgccccagctccttagtcatttttgttgccctccgctggactctccaatttttccacatcccttctgtagtggggggcccaaaactggacacaatactccagatgtataTTCACgagtgccgaatagaagggaataatcacttccctcagtctgctgacaatgcccctactaatgcagcccgaTATGCTggtagccttcttggcaacaagggcacactgctgactcatatccagcttctcatccactgtaatccccaggtccttttctgcagaactgccgtttagccagttggtccccagcctgtagcggtgcatgggattcttccatcctaaatgcaggactctgcacttgtccttgttgaacctcatcaaatttcttttggcccaatcctccaatttgtctaggtcactctggaccctatccctaccctccagcatatctacctctccccccagcttagtgtcatctgcaaacttgctgagggtgcagtccatcccatcgtccagatcattaatgaagatgttaaacaaaactgCCCCAggactgccccctgccccagacgacctccacttgataccggctgccaactagacattgagccattgatcactacccgttgagcctgacgatctagccagctttctatccaccttatagtccattcatccaatccatacttctttaacttgctggcaagaatactgtgagagaccatatcaaaagctttgctaaagtcaaggtatatcacgtctgctgctttccccatatccacagagccagttatctcatcatagaaggcgatcagATTGGTCAGccgtgacttgcccttggtgaatccgtgttgactgttcctgatcaccttcctctcttccaagtgcttcaaaatgaattccttgagcacctgcttcatgatttttccagggactgaggtgaggctcaccggtctgtagttccccggattctccttcttcccttttttaaagatgggcactatatttgcctttttccagtcgtccgggacctcccccaatcgccacgagttttcaaagagtATGGCCAATGActgtgcaatcacatcagccaagtccctcagcaccctcagatgcattagatccaaATGCATGgattgtgcatgtccagcttttctaaatagtccttaatctgttcttttaccactgagggTTGCTcattcctccccatactgtgctgcccagtgcagcagtctgggagctgaccttgtctgtgaagaccgaggcaaaaaaaccattgagtacttcagctttttccacatcatctgtcactaggctgcctcccCCGTTCAGTAAGAGTCCCTTAGCTCTTGgttcttttagctcaggcagtagaggctcatgcattaagttCTAAGGTCCCAGGCCAGGTTTGATCCCCACTGCCGTTGACCTAGCCAGGGACATCACTTTGCACATCTGTAAATATGCTATATACATAAGGTAGACTTCAGCACCCTCCATCCCTTGATGCATGAGACCTGAGTAGCAACAGGACAAAAAGATGGTTCAGGCCATTTTACCGCCCTTCAAAACTAATTtccccgttgagcctgacgatctagccagctttctatccaccttatagtccattcatccaatccatacttctttaacttgctggcaagaatactgtgagagaccatatcaaaagctttgctaaagtcaaggtatatcacgtctgctgctttccccatatccacagagccagttatctcatcatagaaggcgatcagGTTGGTCagccatgacttgcccttggtgaatccatgttgactgttcctgataaccttcctctcctccaagtgcttcaaaatgaattccttgagcacctgctccatgatttttccagggactgaggtgaggctcaccggtctgtagttccccggattcttcttcttcccttttttaaagatgggcactatatttgcctttttccaatcatccaggacctcccccatcgcacgagttttcaaagataatggccaatggctctgcaatcacatcagccaagtccctcagcatcctcggatgcattagatccaaaTGCATGgattgtgcatgtccagcttttctaaatagtccttaatctgttctttcaccagtGAGGGTTactcacttcctccccatactgtgctgcccagtgcagcagtctgggagctgaccttgtctgtgaagaccgaggcaaaaaaaggattgagtacttcagcttttttcacatcatctgtcactaggttgcctcccccattcagtgagggtcccacactttccctgaccaccttcttgttgctaacatacctgtagaaatccttcttgttacccttcacatcccttcctagctgcaactccaattgtgttttggccttcctgattacacccctgcatacttaagcaatatttatattctcctccctagtcatctgtccacatttccacttcttgtaaacttccttttttgtgtttaagctcaccaaagatttctctgttaaaccaagctggttgcctgccacatttgctattctttctgcacattgggatggtttgttcttctgccctcaataaggcttctttaaaatatagccagctctcctgggctcctttccccctcatattaggcTCTCAGGGGATTctgcccatcaattccctgagggagtgaaagtctgcttttctgaagtccagggtctgtattctgctgctctccttccttccttttgtcaggatcttgaactcaatcatttcatggtcactgctgcccaggttgccacccacttctacttcccctaccaattcttccctttttgtgagcagcaggtcaagaggagcatggcccctggttggttctgttgtaccaataaaataaaaaccagcaggatcttattaaagggaaaaaggcaaaataccacatttattgtgaatacagaaagaatcatagtaagcagttagttatagctataagattccattcaatctcatatttattcacacattcattcatacaaacacacacacacacacatacacacccacacacacaggttctgcaaggttgttatcatagttaccagccttagagttgctcatgccaagccactggccaggtggcctggacatgaggagggagcagggccttgtcagatgctcatctgatgctcctggaagttggtttgcagaatcagaccccaaagttctcactttttagagtctatttttataggaatttcttcctatgccagtctatgggaattgcttcatcatgctgttgctgaatcaatcagcagatagcacattcctgacggctccaagatgttatcttgttctttggttctcccattcttgaggctgttgggtggattccagtctgccctccgggtggggtcctctggttatttccacttgacgccttcttcagccaatggacactggattcttaggctggcacctccctgatcattcagttattatccacaccaggcatccatccacatacatcctctatctctattttaatcacaattgttaatacaacaaaagggtggggagtctctgggtgctgtttctgttgttagagtattgctttgagtctctctctctgtgaattgctttgagaacagactctgtcttagaatgtactaacacaattagcagcttgcaagtttcatacatagagggagagaaacagtaccaaaaaccaagagacctcttaattagtaataccctggaatttaaactctggggaatcaaactcatttgtgattttaatacagaacttctttaatatgatccaacagttcctccagcacttgcatcaggaagttgtccccagtactctccaaaaacttcctggattgtctgtgcactgctgtattgctctcccagcagatgtcagggtgattgaagtcccccatgagaaccggATCTGTGAtgtggaaacttctgttagttgttcaaataaagcctcatctacctcattctcctggtttggtggtctatagcagatgcccaccacgtTGCTcccacctctaaacttaacccaaagactctcaacaggattttctccagtttcatactggagctctgagcaatcata is part of the Caretta caretta isolate rCarCar2 chromosome 5, rCarCar1.hap1, whole genome shotgun sequence genome and harbors:
- the BAAT gene encoding bile acid-CoA:amino acid N-acyltransferase, with the protein product MIRLTVTPKIALADEPLKIQVSGLPPSQLVTLQASLTDEKGVLFCSKAFYWSDKAGEVDLERAAATGGDYTGVQPMGLFQCLKPEKLFHRLMKRDVMQSPFRVRLDVFNSYHMLSSPHNQPAASQTVERWYVAPGVQRVQIRGSRVRGALFLPPGEGPFPGLIDMFGGVGGLTEFRASLLASRGFAALALAYFAYEDLPRCLDAVDLEYFEEAANILLGHPKVGGAGVGVVAICKGAEIALAMATFLPQITAAVCINGTSAIHGTALRYRDLHISPIPYRPECVRLTPAGLLSLSSVFGDTQAEANQGSIIPVEKAQGQILLVVGESDQNYDSKAYAEEVMERMRRHGRKNCTLLSYPGAGHLIEPPGSPFCHNSRSPFFVFPVMWGGEAQPHAAAQEHSWREIQKFLWHHLCPTGSSKL